The Cumulibacter manganitolerans region GTGACGGAGTGCCTCGGCGGCGCGGAGGAGCTCTCCGACGACGATCTGGCCGGCCGCTACGAGACCGCCTGCGACCCGCGCCTGAACACCACGCAGAGCCTGGAGCTGGCCTTCCTCGTCGCCGAGATGCTGCGCGACTAGGGAGTCCCGCCGCTCACTCCTGCAGCACGCTCTCGCGGATCGCCGACCTGCTGATCTTGCCGGTCGGCATCCGCGGGATCGCCTCGACGATGCGGTACTCGCGGGGCCGCTTGAACCTCGCCAGCCGCGGCGTCGCGAACCGCTCGAGCTCGGCGATCAGCTCGCCGTGGTCGCGCTGCCCGGCCGGTGCCACCACCGCGACGACCCGCTGGCCCCATTCGTCGTCGGGCAGGCCGACCACGGCCACGTCGTCCACCCCCGAGTGCTCGAGCAGCGTGGCCTCGATCTCGGCGGGGTAGACGTTGACGCCGCCGCTGAGGATGAGGTCGGTCCGGCGATCCAGCAGGAACAGCCGCCCGTCCTCGTCGAGCCGACCGACGTCGCCGATGAGCAGGGCGTCGTCGTCCCAGCTGGCGCGCGTCTTGTCGGGGTCGCCCACGTAGTCGAAGCGCTGGCTGCCGACGCTGTAGATCAGCCCCTCCTCGCCGGCCGGGACCGGCGTGCCCGCGGCGTCGCGGATCTGGATCTCGTAGCCGGCCCGCGCCCGGCCGACCGTCCCCGGCGCCTCGAGCCACTCGTCGCTGTGCACGGTCGTCACCGCCGAGCTCTCGGTCGATCCGTAGAACTCCTCCAGCACCGGGCCCCACCACTGGATCATCTGCCGCTTGACGTGCACCGGGCACGGCGCGCCGGCGTGCACGATCGAGCGGAGCGCGCGCGGGTCGAAGGCGGCCCGGACGTCGTCCGGCAGCCGCAGCAGCCGCACGAACATGGTCGGCACCATGAACGACTCGGTCATGCCCACCTCGGTGGCGAAGTCGAGGAAGCCGTCGGCGTCGAAGCCGCCGCCGGGTGGGCAGGCGACCGTGACGCCGCGGTTGAGCGCGCCGACGGCCATCGAGTTCGGCGCGGAGTGGTACAGCGGCGCGACCGCGGCGTGCACCCCCGGACCGGGGCCCAGGCGCAGCAGCTCGAGCAGCGGCCCCGCGCCGGCGATCTCCTGCTCCGGCGTCAACCCGCTGAGTGTGCGGCGGATGCCCTTCGGCTTGCCGGTGGTGCCGGAGCTGTACAGCAGGACAGACCCCGCGGTGCGCCCCTGCGGGTCGGCGTCGGCACGGCCCGTCCAGACCCGCGAGAACGCGCGTTCGCCGCCACCGGTGCTGAAGACGCGATCGGCCGCCGGTACGCCGGCGTCCGCGGCGGCGCGCGTCACGGTCGGGAGCAGGTCGTCGGAGGTGAGCACCAGGGCCGGGCGGCTGTTGCCCAGGATGTAGGCCACCTCCGGGGAGGTGAGGTGCCGGTTGATCGGCACGAAGTACCGCCCGGTGCACAGCGCCGCGAGCTCGAGGGTCAGCAGCTCCGCGCAGTTGGGCAGCACCGCGGCGACGGCGTCCCCCGGGCCGACGCCGAGGTCGTCCCAGCTCGCGGCGATCCGGTTGACGACCGATCGCAGCGCGCCGAACGTGAGCGCGCGCTCGCCGTCGATGATCGCCACCCGCTCCGGGTGCTCCTGGGCGACCGTCCACCACGTCATGGGCTGCCACCTTCCTTTCGTGCCGCCGCGCTCGCTCATCCCTGGTCCGCCCCGACGATCGCGACGAAGGAGACGCATTCGCCCGGGCCACCGCCGAGGTTGTGGGTCAGCCCGTAGCGCCGTCCTCGGGGCTTGATCTGGCGCTCCGGAGGCGCCTGGTCCCGTAGCTGCAGCCAGCACTCGTAGAGCATCCGCAGACCGGACGCACCGATCGGGTGCCCGAAGCTCTTGAGCCCGCCGTCGGGGTTGACCGGAAGCTCGCCGTCCAGCGCGTACTTGTCCGACATCGTGTCGGCGACGGCCCGGCCGCGGGCGGAGAAGCCGAGGTCCTCCATGAGCACCAGCTCGGTCGGCGTGAAGCAGTCGTGCACCTCGGCCATCATCAGGTCGTCGGCGGGACTGCTCACCTCGGCCTGCTCGTAGGCGTCGCGGGCGGAGCGGACAACCTCCTCGAACGTGGTGTAGTCGTACGCCGGGTCGTAGGTCCCCGTCCCGGGGCCCGCGGCGAACGCCAGCGCCTTCACGTAGAGCGGGTGATCGGTGTACCGGTGCGCGTCCTCGGCGCGCACGATGATCGCGGCAGCGGCCCCGTCGCTGACCCCGGAGCAGTCGAACACGCCCAGGTCGCCGGCGACCGTCGCGGCGCCGGCGATCTTCTCCTCGGAGACCTCCTGCTGGAACTGCGCGCGGGAGTTGCGGGCCCCGTTGAAGTGGTTCTTGTAGGCCACCCGCGTCATCGCGCGCTTGATCTCCTCGCGGGGGACGCCGTACTTCTCGGCGTACGCGGGCACCAGCAGCGAGAACCGGGCGGGGGCGGACAACGAGAGCGAAGTCCCGTCGTCCGGCGGGTTGGCGCGCGTCAGGCCCGAGTAGCCGGAGTCCTTGAGCTTCTCGACGCCGACGGCCATCACGACGTCGTACGCGCCGGAGGCGACGGCGTAGCAGGCGTTGCGGAACGCCTCGGAGCCGCTGGCGCAGAAGTTCTCCACCCGGGTGACCGGCTTGTAGTCGAGCTTGAGCGCCGACGACAGCATCATCCCGGAGTAGCCGGAGGTCAGCGTGCCGAGCCAGTAGGCGTCGATGGCGTCCCGCCCGACGCCGGCGGAGTCGAGCGTCTCGGTGACCGCGTCCACGATCAGGTCGTCGGCGGACTTGTCCCAGTGCTCGGCGAAGCGGGTGCACCCCATTCCCACGATCGCCACCCGGTCCTTGATTCCGTGCGAGCTCATGGCGCCGTTCCTTCCACGATGGGCCGTGCTTTCCAGAAGTAGTTGTGGATCCCGCCGGCGTCGGAGACGCGGCGGAAGGTGAACCGGACCCGCTGGCCGACGTGCACCGTCTCGGGATCGCAGTCGGTCAGCTCGCACGAGAAGCGGCCGCCGCCGTCGATGTCGAGCACGACGCCGATGGTCGGCGGCGCGGGGGAGTACGCGAGGTGGTCGATCGTGTAGGTCGCGATGCGCGCCTGCTCGTCGGCCATCTGCTCCTCGCGCATCGTGTCGACGCTGTGGCAGGACAGGCAGACTCGTTGCGGCGGCAGGTGCCGCGTGCCGCACTTCTCGCAGGTGCTGCCGACGAACCCGTACTTCCAGCCGGTCCCGCGGAACGCGGCCGGCGCGACGGCGCGGTCGGGGCTCGGCCGGCGCGGCGCCGGCCGCTGGAGCTCGCCCTTCCAGGTCAGGAAGCTCGCGTAGCTCAGCGACGCGTCGCCGGCGGCGAGCTGCGCCGCGATCGGCTCGGGCCGGCGGGCGCGCGCGATGGCGTCGGTGGCCCTCAGCAGGAGGGTGTCCGCGCCGTCGGCCAGCACGGTCACCGCGAGCGTGTCGCCGGGGCGGGCGTCGTCGAGCATGGCGGCCAGCAGCAACCCGGGATGAGCGGCGCCGGCGAAGCCCATCCGGTCGCTCAGGTCGTCGACGAGCACGCCCTCGGCCAGCCCCAGGCCTTGCGTGAAGCGTCTCGCGGCGCGGGGTGACAGCCCGGTCACGGCCCAGTGGTCGACGTGCGCCGCCTCGAGGCCGGCGGCCTGCAGCGCCCGGTCGGTCGCGCGTTCGGCGAGTCCGGCGTAGATCTCCTCACCGAAGCGCTCCTCCCAGGTCTGCGCCCACGGCTCTCCCGGCGCGCGCCACCGGTCCAGGAACTCCGAGGTCGCCGCCCCCGTCCCGAGCACTTCGGCGAGCACGTCGCCGCGACCCACCACGAACGCGGCCGCGCCGTCCCCGCCCCCGGACTCGTCGGCGGAGCCGGCCGGGCCGGTGCGGGTATCGGCGATCGCCACCAGGGCGCCGCCCGGGCGGTGCAGGGCGCCGATCAACGCCCCGACGGCGCTGCGCACCGACCCGCACTGGTCCTCGGCGCGGACGTGCTCGGGCAGCCCGAGGACGGCGTGCAGAGCCGTGGCGTTCGTCCGGTCGGCGTACGGCGGGAAGGAGCTGCAGAAGACGACGCTGCCGACGTCGCTGGGCCGCGCGCGGAGCGCGGCCCGCGCCGCCTCCGCGGCCATGGTCGTGGTGTCCTCGTCGTACGAGGCCACGGCCCGGGTACCGCGACCGGCGGCGCCGCCCAGGACCGCGGCGATCGCCGAGCGGCGCAACCGCCGGTAGGGCACGTACCCGGCGTACGCGAGGATGCCGACCGGATCGCTCATGATCGTCCTTTCGTCCTCGACGCCGGCCGCCACGAGCAGCGCGGGCGGCCCGGTCGAGGTGACGCGCGCGGTCGGTCCGGAGCGAGCACCGCGCTGCTCGGGACATTAACGGCTGGTGGCCTCGTTGAACAGGTTCTCCCTGGCTACGGCGTCGGCGGCGCGGCGCGGGCCGGGTCGGGCGGGTCACCGGTGTGCAGCAGCGGCAGCACCCGCCGCGCCACCACCTCCGACAGCACCACGATGCTGTTCGAGCGGGTCACGCCGTCCACCGTGTCGACCGCCAGCAGCGCCTGCTGCAGGCCCTCGTGCGACCGGGCGGCGACCTTGCAGAAGACGTCGTGGTCACCGGTGGTCGCGTACGCCTCGATGACCTCCGGGACCTGCTCCAGCCCGCGGCGGACGTCCTCGAGCCGGCCCTGCGCGATCTGCAGCGACACGAACGCGTGCACCGCGAACCCCGCCGCGGCCAGGTCCACCTGTGGCTCGTAGCCGCGGATCACGCCCGCGTCGACGAGCCGGGCCAGCCGGGACGTGACGGTGCCGCGCGCGACGCCGGCGAGCCGGGAGAGCTCCAGGTCGCCGATCCGGGGCCGCTCACTCAGCAGGGCCAGCAGGCGCAGGTCGAGATCGTCGAGACGCATCGAGCTCGCCGCCTTTCACCGGGACGCTGGGCAGATTGCACAGCCCATCGTCGCCGGGCTGCGCCGCACTGCGCAACCGGTGCATCGCCCCCCAGCGTCGGTTGTGGCCCGTTCCGGTGCGGACTTACAGTCGCCCGAGCACGGCCCGCGAGGGGCCGGCCACGGCCGGGAGCGAAGCATGACCCTCCACGACACCCTCACCGATCAGGAGAAGCTCGCCGGCCTCGGCCTGGACGAGCTCAAGCAGCTGGTCGGTCTGGTCGAGTACGACGAGGATGCCGATCCGTTCCCGGTGACCGGGTGGGACTCGGTGGGCTGGATCTGCGGCAATGCGACGCAGGCGGCGCTGTACTACCAGCTCGCGTTCGGGATGGAGCTCGTCGCCTACCGCGGGCCCGAGCAGGGCTACCGCGACCACCATTCGTACGTGCTGCGCAGCGGGGCGGTGCGGTTCGTGCTGCACGGCGCGGTCGATCCGCACAGCGAGCTGATCGCGCACCACGCCCGGCACGGCGACGGGGTGGTCGACATCGCGCTCGAGGTGCCGGACGTCGACAGATGCATCGCGCACGCCACGCGGGCGGGGGCCCGCATCGTCG contains the following coding sequences:
- a CDS encoding acetyl-CoA acetyltransferase, which codes for MSSHGIKDRVAIVGMGCTRFAEHWDKSADDLIVDAVTETLDSAGVGRDAIDAYWLGTLTSGYSGMMLSSALKLDYKPVTRVENFCASGSEAFRNACYAVASGAYDVVMAVGVEKLKDSGYSGLTRANPPDDGTSLSLSAPARFSLLVPAYAEKYGVPREEIKRAMTRVAYKNHFNGARNSRAQFQQEVSEEKIAGAATVAGDLGVFDCSGVSDGAAAAIIVRAEDAHRYTDHPLYVKALAFAAGPGTGTYDPAYDYTTFEEVVRSARDAYEQAEVSSPADDLMMAEVHDCFTPTELVLMEDLGFSARGRAVADTMSDKYALDGELPVNPDGGLKSFGHPIGASGLRMLYECWLQLRDQAPPERQIKPRGRRYGLTHNLGGGPGECVSFVAIVGADQG
- a CDS encoding AMP-binding protein, producing the protein MTWWTVAQEHPERVAIIDGERALTFGALRSVVNRIAASWDDLGVGPGDAVAAVLPNCAELLTLELAALCTGRYFVPINRHLTSPEVAYILGNSRPALVLTSDDLLPTVTRAAADAGVPAADRVFSTGGGERAFSRVWTGRADADPQGRTAGSVLLYSSGTTGKPKGIRRTLSGLTPEQEIAGAGPLLELLRLGPGPGVHAAVAPLYHSAPNSMAVGALNRGVTVACPPGGGFDADGFLDFATEVGMTESFMVPTMFVRLLRLPDDVRAAFDPRALRSIVHAGAPCPVHVKRQMIQWWGPVLEEFYGSTESSAVTTVHSDEWLEAPGTVGRARAGYEIQIRDAAGTPVPAGEEGLIYSVGSQRFDYVGDPDKTRASWDDDALLIGDVGRLDEDGRLFLLDRRTDLILSGGVNVYPAEIEATLLEHSGVDDVAVVGLPDDEWGQRVVAVVAPAGQRDHGELIAELERFATPRLARFKRPREYRIVEAIPRMPTGKISRSAIRESVLQE
- a CDS encoding Lrp/AsnC family transcriptional regulator, whose product is MRLDDLDLRLLALLSERPRIGDLELSRLAGVARGTVTSRLARLVDAGVIRGYEPQVDLAAAGFAVHAFVSLQIAQGRLEDVRRGLEQVPEVIEAYATTGDHDVFCKVAARSHEGLQQALLAVDTVDGVTRSNSIVVLSEVVARRVLPLLHTGDPPDPARAAPPTP
- a CDS encoding OB-fold domain-containing protein, which translates into the protein MSDPVGILAYAGYVPYRRLRRSAIAAVLGGAAGRGTRAVASYDEDTTTMAAEAARAALRARPSDVGSVVFCSSFPPYADRTNATALHAVLGLPEHVRAEDQCGSVRSAVGALIGALHRPGGALVAIADTRTGPAGSADESGGGDGAAAFVVGRGDVLAEVLGTGAATSEFLDRWRAPGEPWAQTWEERFGEEIYAGLAERATDRALQAAGLEAAHVDHWAVTGLSPRAARRFTQGLGLAEGVLVDDLSDRMGFAGAAHPGLLLAAMLDDARPGDTLAVTVLADGADTLLLRATDAIARARRPEPIAAQLAAGDASLSYASFLTWKGELQRPAPRRPSPDRAVAPAAFRGTGWKYGFVGSTCEKCGTRHLPPQRVCLSCHSVDTMREEQMADEQARIATYTIDHLAYSPAPPTIGVVLDIDGGGRFSCELTDCDPETVHVGQRVRFTFRRVSDAGGIHNYFWKARPIVEGTAP